The DNA sequence TTTATTACTTCTCATACAGCACAAAATGTTTATCCACTTACAGACAAAGTTGCTTACAGTTTTGTAGGTGATATTGATCCAGTAGATGATATGTTGGATTTTTCCAGACCAGTTACATATGGTGCACAGACAGAAGAAGATTGGCACTTTGAACACAAGGCAAAACAACATAAAGCAATTATAGACTCCGTTCCTGTTATTGAAGAGGTATTTTCTGAATTTGAAAAAATAAGTGGTAGAAAATATAAACGTGTAGAGAGTTACATGATGGAAGATGCTGAGGTAGCAATTGTAGCACTTGGTACGACAGTAGAAACTTCTCGAGTGGCTGCAATGAAAATGAGAGAGCAAGGGATAAAGGCAGGTGTTGTTGCACCAAGGGTCTTTAGACCATTTCCATTTAATCTCATTAGGGAGGCACTTGAAAATGTAAAATCAGTTGCAGTACTGGACCGCTCAAGTCCAGGTGGTGCGATGGGCGCACTCTTTAACGAAATATCTGCAGCACTTTATACAACACCAAAAAGACCACTTGTAACTAACTATATTTATGGTCTTGGTGGACGTGACTTTGCTGTTCAGGATGCGATTGACATCTATCACGATCAGAAAGCAAATGCCGATGTGGGTCATATTACAACAGATATTCAGCAGTTCTCGGGTCTTAGGGGTCCGAAGCTTGGATTTTTTCAGACTAAAAGGAGTTAATGATGGCAATTACATCAGTTAAAAACCTAAAAGAATTTTCAACAGCAAATGATCGTTTTGAGGGAGCACATACACTCTGCCCTGGGTGTGCACACTCCATGATTGTAAGAGAGCTTATGAATTGTACCGATGATAATTTAGTTGTAACAGCCAATACAGGATGCCTTGAAGTTTCAACTGCGGTCTATCCGTTTACTTCATGGGATACTTCATGGATACATATTGGATTTGAAAATGCTGCATCTGCTGCTAGTGGTGCAGAAGCAATGTATAAAGCACGTAAGAAAAGAGGTACCCTTAAAGATGATAAGCCAGTTAAGTTTGTATCTTTTGGTGGCGATGGTTCAACCTATGATATTGGTTTTCAGTGGATGTCTGGTGCATTTGAAAGAGGACATGACTTCACCTATATCTGTCTTGACAACGAGAACTATGCAAATACTGGAGGACAACGATCTTCTGCAACACCGATTGGTGCAACTACTTCTACTGCACAAGCAGGTTCACACTCTTATGGTAAGAAAGAAAAGAAGAAAGATATTGTAGCAATCATGGCAGCACATGGTGCACCATATGTTGCACAGCTTGCTCCAAATAAGTGGAAGTCTATGGCAAAAGGGTTTCAGAAAGCACTTGAAACTGAAGGACCATGTTTTATTAATACAGTTTCCCCATGTTGTACTGAGTGGCGTTTTGATCCAAAAGATACTATCAATATCACTGATTTAGCAACAGATTCTTTAATGTTCCCAATCTATGAGATTGTTGATGGTCATGAATTAAATATTCTCTATAGACCAAAAAATATTCTCAAAGTTGAGGATTACCTTGCAGCTCAGGGGCGCTACAAACATCTCTTTAAGCCTGAGTATAGACATGTTATTGATGAGATTCAGAAAAATATTGATGAGTATTGGGAGATGCTACAGCGAAGAGAAGAGGCACGCATATAAAAGTTAGTTTCAAATAACCTCTCTTTGCATCGATCGACTTTGTACTATTTTTGGTCATATACCAATAGGTTACTCTTGTATTTATGTCGATCGAATCAATCTTCATTCTCCATTTTTCTATCATTCATTTAAAAAATTATCAAAAAGGAAATATTATGCCATTATTAGACAGTTTTACTGTTAATCACGTTAAGATGATTGCACCGGCAGTAAGAGTTGCAAAAATAATGTATTCTCCTAGTGGGGATCTTGTAACCGTATATGATTTACGATTTTGTGTACCCAACCAAGAACAATTATCTGCTAAAGGAATTCATACGTTAGAACATCTTTTTGCAGGATTCATGAGAGATCACCTAAATGATGAAATAACAGAAATTATTGATCTTTCTCCTATGGGATGCCGAACGGGATTTTATATGTCAGTACTAGGAAAACCAAAAGCAAAAAAAGTTGCAAAGGCATGGAAAAGAGCAATGAAAGATGTATTGAGCGTAAAGAGAGAGTCGGATATACCTGAACTTAATCTTTACCAATGTGGTAGCTATAAAATGCACTCTCTTGATGAGGCAAAACATATTGCAAATAATGTACTGCAAAAGAAAATAGGAAAGATAAGTAATAAGAAAATTATATTAAGTCAAGCAGAGCTGAAAAAAATTTCTAAAGAGGGAAATATATGCTGATTTGGGTACCAGTATCGAGTGATAATGGCTTAAATTCAAAGATTACACCACAAATAAAAGTAAGAAAATGGGCACTTATTGATTTTGATGCTGGAGAGATACGCTCAATACACTTTTATAATAGGAGAGAAGAAGCCAATGAGGTATGGATTGATTTTGTCATTCTTGTTAATAAGTATGAAAACTATCTCGATTTTATGGATGAAGGGATGATGGTACTTGTGGTTCGTAAAGAGGAGACACTTGAAGATATCATCAATGCGTTCAAGTTCAAAGAGCTTGATGAAATAGGGTTGTAGTGTGGGTGCTTTTCTTCATTAAAATAATGATATATAATGAAACTTTACGCAAAGAGAAAGAGACTATTATCACAAAAGACGGTAGTATAACGCTCTATTCTAAAGAATTTAATGAATCCTACCATTCTCCTAAAGATGGAGCACTTCATGAGAGCCTCCAAAAGCATGTTTTGCCTGCTTTTGATTTTCACCAAGATACAGTTGCTACCCAACTAACTATTCTTGATATATGTTACGGACTTGGTTACAACACACTTGCAACCCTTTATTATGTCAAAAAGAATAACCTTGATATCAAATTGCACATCATCTCTCCAGAGTTTGATGCAGCACTAGTACATTCACTTAAA is a window from the Sulfurovum sp. genome containing:
- the luxS gene encoding S-ribosylhomocysteine lyase; the protein is MPLLDSFTVNHVKMIAPAVRVAKIMYSPSGDLVTVYDLRFCVPNQEQLSAKGIHTLEHLFAGFMRDHLNDEITEIIDLSPMGCRTGFYMSVLGKPKAKKVAKAWKRAMKDVLSVKRESDIPELNLYQCGSYKMHSLDEAKHIANNVLQKKIGKISNKKIILSQAELKKISKEGNIC
- a CDS encoding 2-oxoacid:ferredoxin oxidoreductase subunit alpha, which codes for MAEKFDLQEREVWDGNYAASQAMRQAKVDVMAAYPITPSTPIVENYGAYVANGYIDGEFVMVESEHAAMSACVGASAAGGRVATATSSQGFALMVEVLYQASGMRLPIVLNVVNRALASPLNVRGDHADMYLGLDAGWIQFGAFNAQEAYDLALCAFKIGENHDVRLPVMVHQDGFITSHTAQNVYPLTDKVAYSFVGDIDPVDDMLDFSRPVTYGAQTEEDWHFEHKAKQHKAIIDSVPVIEEVFSEFEKISGRKYKRVESYMMEDAEVAIVALGTTVETSRVAAMKMREQGIKAGVVAPRVFRPFPFNLIREALENVKSVAVLDRSSPGGAMGALFNEISAALYTTPKRPLVTNYIYGLGGRDFAVQDAIDIYHDQKANADVGHITTDIQQFSGLRGPKLGFFQTKRS
- a CDS encoding thiamine pyrophosphate-dependent enzyme codes for the protein MAITSVKNLKEFSTANDRFEGAHTLCPGCAHSMIVRELMNCTDDNLVVTANTGCLEVSTAVYPFTSWDTSWIHIGFENAASAASGAEAMYKARKKRGTLKDDKPVKFVSFGGDGSTYDIGFQWMSGAFERGHDFTYICLDNENYANTGGQRSSATPIGATTSTAQAGSHSYGKKEKKKDIVAIMAAHGAPYVAQLAPNKWKSMAKGFQKALETEGPCFINTVSPCCTEWRFDPKDTINITDLATDSLMFPIYEIVDGHELNILYRPKNILKVEDYLAAQGRYKHLFKPEYRHVIDEIQKNIDEYWEMLQRREEARI